Proteins encoded within one genomic window of Vanrija pseudolonga chromosome 3, complete sequence:
- the GIT1_0 gene encoding Glycerophosphoinositol permease 1 produces MTATTAPDYSPGTEKDLTFAQGSAGSDVAAEPELHSEELEYKAKASDYFTLMASGFALVSDGYQNNLSTVFNAVFKILYPAIYTSVVSTRVSNSLLVGEVLGQVVVGLICDRIGRKTAMVGTTLLIVLGGILSTAATAPTPEGMFWMLTVARGTVGVGVGGEYPACSTSASESANEKFGRDRGKVFILVTNLMLSIGGPIVISLFLLIINASGYKGTKSHEDIYKLQYTWRILMGLGILIPLSVFWFRLKMMNPKLYRRNAIRRNPPYGLIVKRYWKTLLGTAGTWFLYDFVTFPNGIFSSTIIASVIPGAGIVRTMEWTLLLSVLSLPGVFLGAWVVKYTGRRNLLMMGFSGYIVFGLIVGISYEKITKVVPAFIIMYAMMQSSGNFGPGNMEGTISAESYPTSIRGTCYGFSAAIGKTGAALGTQAFTPIQNKLGKRYTFIIAACCGVAGVLLAFFFVEDKGKDKLEKEDELWRQYLVDHGYGDLEMGDGSEHHSAKANADVRELEFEK; encoded by the exons ATGACCGCCACGACCGCGCCCGACTACTCGCCCGGCACCGAGAAGGACCTGACCTTCGCCCAGGGCTCTGCCGGCTCTgatgtcgccgccgagcccgagctgcactccgaggagctcgagtaCAAGG CCAAGGCGTCCGACTACTTCACCCTCATGGCGTCGGGCTTCGCGCTCGTGTCGGACGGATACCAGAACAACCTGTCGACCGTCTTCAATGCCGTCTTCAAGATCCTCTACCCCGCCATCTACACGTCTGTCGTCTCGACCCGCGTCTCCAactcgctcctcgtcggcgaggtcctcggccaggtggtcgtcggcctcatcTGTGACCGTATCGGCCGTAAGACCGCCATGGTCGGCACCACCCTgctcatcgtcctcggcggcatcctctccaccgccgccaccgcccccacccccgagGGCATGTTCTGGATGCTCACCGTCGCGCGCGGTaccgtcggtgtcggtgtcggtggcgAGTACCCCGCCTGCTCCACCTCTGCCTCCGAGTCTGCCAACGAGAAGTTCGGCCGTGACCGTGGAAAGGTCTTCATCCTGGTGACCAA CCTCATGCTCTCCATCGGCGGCCCCATTGTCATCtcgctcttcctcctcatcatcaaCGCCTCGGGCTACAAGGGCACCAAGTCGCACGAGGACATCTACAAGCTCCAGTACACCTGGCGTATCCTCATGGGACTCGGAATCCTCATCCCCCTGTCCGTCTTCTGGTTCCGTCTCAAGATGATGAACCCCAAGCTCTACCGCCGCAACGCCATCCGCCGCAACCCTCCCTACGGCCTCATCGTCAAGCGCTACTGGAAGacgctcctcggcaccgccggcacctGGTTCCTCTACGACTTTGTCACCTTCCCCAACGGCATCTTCTCCTCCACCATCATTGCGTCCGTCatccccggcgccggcatcgTGCGCACTATGGAGTGgacgctcctcctctccgtcctctccctccctGGTGTGTTCCTCGGCGCCTGGGTCGTCAAGTACACTGGCCGCCGCAACCTCCTCATGATGGGCTTCTCGGGCTACATCGTCTTCGGCCTCATCGTCGGTATCTCGTACGAGAAGATCACCAAGGTCGTCCCCGCCTTCATCATCATGTACGCCATGATGCAGAGCTCGGGCAACTTCGGCCCCGGTAACATGGAGGGCACCATCAGCGCCGAGTCGTACCCCACTTCGATCCGCGGCACCTGCTACGGCTTCTCGGCTGCCATCGGCAAGACTGGTGCTGCCCTCGGCACCCAGGCCTTCACCCCGATCCAGAACAAGCTTGGCAAGCGCTACACCTTCATCatcgccgcctgctgcggTGTCGCCGGTGTGctcctcgccttcttcttcgtcgaggacaagggcaaggacaagctcgagaaggaggacgagctctggcgccagtacctcgtcgaccacggtTACGGTGACCTCGAGATGGGTGACGGTTCCGAGCACCACTCTGCCAAGgccaacgccgacgtcaGGGAGCTCGAGTTTGAGAAGTAG
- the moxY_1 gene encoding FAD-binding monooxygenase moxY: MTIPANGNHGNGEERAYVYRDVPMGTKRNIKIITIGGGASGINMAFQLKTHMTDYTHVAYERNTELGGTWLENRYPGCACDIPSHSYQFSWAPYTKWPSFYSKSEDIYEYMNWCVDTHDLRGDFKVGYEVVGAKWDEDTAEWVVSVRGPDGVVFDDRADFLVNGNGVLNKWKWPSIDGLHDFKGHLVHSAKWDQTYDFKDKTIAVIGVGSTAVQIIPSLQPIVGNMKCFIRSPAWITPSYGAQFAGPNGSNFNYTDEQKAKFEESPEEYLAYRKAIEDSLNARFKIMQKASDEQKAARAACTAEMATKLASKPELRELLIPDFAVGCRRPTPGNGFLEALVSDNVDVVSTRIERVTPNGIMTADGVEHVVDAIVCATGFDVSLKPRFPFVGRNGADLAERWSKGPAESYMSIMVDNHPNYFTYLGPSAPVAHGSVLPIIEVMSLYMLKVMNKMQVEPIRSIAPTEQAVKEFNIHRNEQLKTTVWSSKCSSWFKGGTIDGDLIALHPGSRIHFIQMVENPRYEDMEIQYDGNRYSYLGNGVTMREVRGEDLSWYLNNPLDVTLPYPK, from the exons ATGACTATCCCAGCGAACGGCAAccacggcaacggcgaggaACGCGCCTATGTGTACCGCGACGTGCCGATGGGCACCAAGCGGAACATCAAGATCATCaccatcggcggcggcgcgtccggTATCAACATGGCGTTCCAGCTCAAGACCCACATGACCGACTACACGCACGTCGCGTACGAGCGCAACACTGAGCTCGGCGGAACATGGCTCGAGAACAGGTACCCCGGCTGTGCTTGCGACATCCCCTCCCACTCGTACCAGTTCAGCTGGGCGCCCTACACCAAGTGGCCGAGCTTCTACTCCAAGTCGGAGGACATTTACGAGTACATGAACTGGTGTGTCGACACGCACGACCTGCGCGGCGACTTCAAGGTCGGGTACgaagtcgtcggcgccaagtGGGACGAGGACACGGCCGAGTGGGTCGTCAGCGTCCGTGGGCCGGACGGTGTCGTGTTCGACGACCGTGCCGACTTCCTCgtcaacggcaacggcgtgCTCAA CAAGTGGAAGTGGCCTTCCATCGACGGCCTGCACGACTTCAAGGGCCACCTTGTCCACTCAGCCAAGTGGGACCAGACCTACGACTTCAAGGACAAGACCATCGCCGTCATTGGCGTCGGATCAACCGCCGTGCAGATCATTCCCAGCCTGCAGCCCATTGTCGGCAACATGAAGTGCTTCATCCGATCGCCCGCCTGGATCACCCCATCCTATGGTGCCCAGTTTGCCGGACCCAACGGCTCAAACTTCAACTACACCGACGAGCAGAAGGCCAAGTTTGAGGAGAGCCCGGAAGAGTACCTTGCCTACCGCAAGGCCATCGAGGACAGCCTCAATGCCCGTTTCAAGATT ATGCAGAAGGCTTCAGATGAGCAGAAGGCCGCAAGGGCAGCATGCACCGCCGAGATGGCCACCAAGCTTGCGTCCAAGCCCGAGCTTCGCGAGCTCCTGATCCCAGACTTTGCCGTcggatgccgccgccccacccctGGTAACGGcttcctcgaggcgctcgtgtCCGACAACGTTGACGTTGTCTCGACGCGTATCGAGCGCGTCACCCCCAACGGCATCATGACCGCCGATGGAGTCGAGCACGTTGTCGATGCCATCGTTTGCGCGACGGGCTTTGACGTCTCCCTCAAGCCGCGCTTCCCCTTCGTCGGGCGCAACGGggccgaccttgccgagcGCTGGTCCAAGGGCCCTGCAGAGTCGTACATGTCAATCATGGTCGACAACCACCCCAACTACTTCA CGTACCTCGGCCCATCTGCACCCGTCGCCCACGGATCAGTGCTGCCCATCATCGAGGTCATGTCGCTGTACATGCTCAAGGTCATGAACAAGATGCAGGTGGAGCCCATCCGGTCCatcgcgccgaccgagcaGGCCGTCAAGGAGTTCAACATCCACCGCaacgagcagctcaagaCGACTGTCTGGAGCTCCAAGTGCTCGTCATGGTTCAAGGGCGGCACGATTGACGGCGACCTCATCGCGCTCCACCCCGGCTCGCGCATCCACTTCATCCAGATGGTCGAGAACCCCCGGTACGAGGACATGGAGATCCAGTACGACGGCAACCGCTACTCGTACCTCGGCAACGGCGTCACCATGCGTGAAGTCCGCGGCGAAGACCTGTCGTGGTATCTCAACAACCCGCTCGACGTCACCCTCCCGTACCCCAAGTAA